The genome window ATCGCCGAGAATGCGCACCCCCCGGCTGTTGGCGTACTCCTTGAGAGCGAACCACTGCTCGAAGAAGACGAATTGGGCGTACTTCTCGTTGTAAATGTGCTCGGACAGCTTCTCTCCCCAGTGACGCAGGGCCGCTTCCTCGCGCCGGCGGATCTCGGCCGGCCAGCGGTTCCAGGACTGTTCGCCGAATTGCTGGCGCAGGGCACGGAAAATGGCGTAGTCGTTGAGCCAGTAGGCCTGCCGGGTGCAGAAGTCGTCGAAAGCCTCCCGGCGTTCGGTGGTCGCGGCTTCATTGAATCGCCGGGCGGCTTTCCAGAGCAGGCGCCCCTTGAACCCATGGACGAAACCGAACTGTGCTGCCCCTTCCGGCATGGCCGCAGCGGTGATTGCGCTGGCGTCGAGGTCGCCGGCCTCGACCAGTCGCTCCAGGCAGATCAGCAGGGGGTTGCCGGCGAAAGCGGACAGGGCGCTGTAGGGGGAGTCGCCGTAGCCGGTGGGCCCCAGGGGGAGAATCTGCCAGAGCGACTGGCCGGCTCCAGCCAGAAAGTCGACGAAGGCGTAGGCCTCGGCGCTCAGCGAGCCGATGCCGTGGGGACCGGGAAGAGAGGTGGGGTGCAGAAGAATGCCGCTTGTTCTTGAGGGTTGCATGATCAGTCGCCTCCGTTAAAATTGTCTCCAGTATGCCACAACGGGGCGGTTTGAAAAGAGACAAGGCGCAAGGCTCGCAGACGAGAGAAGGACCGATGACTGATTTTCCTGTACTGGACACCCTCTGCCGGCAGATCGTCGAAAATGCCGGGGAGGCCATCGTTGCTGCCGACCGGGAAGGGCTGATCCGCCTGTGGAACCAGGGGGCGCAGAAAATTTTCGGGCACCCGCCGGAAGAAGCAGTGGGTCGCTCGCTCGACCTGATCATTCCGGAGACGCTGCGTTTTCGGCACTGGGAGGGATATCACAAGGTCATGGCGACGGGTGTGACCCGCTACGGTGATTCCCTGCTGGCCGTTCCCGCCCTGCACCGGGACGGCCGGCGGCTCTCCATCGAGTTTACCGTCATCCCCCTGCATGACGCTGCGGGTCGGATGACGGGGATTGCTTCGGTCATCCGTGACGTCACCGAACGCTGGCAAAAGGAGCAGGCTCTGCGCAAACGTCTGGCCGAGCTGGAGCGCCGCAGCGGATAGCCCTCACACGGGAGGGCCTCCAGCCTTGACCCGACAGCGCTTGTTGCGTTATGATTCGTTATCGTCGAACCAGAAACGGGCCGATTCCGGCCCGATTTTTTTGTCTCCAGCCTGAATCCGATTTCGAGGTAGTGCATACTGTGAGCAAACAGCACCAGCAGGAAGTGGAAAAGCGCCGCACCTTCGGCATCATCAGTCACCCCGACGCCGGCAAGACCACCCTCACCGAGAAGCTCCTGCTCTTCGGCGGGGCGATCCAGATGGCCGGCGCGGTCAAGGCGCGCAAGGCCGCCCGCCACGCCACCAGCGACTGGATGGCGATCGAGCAGGAGCGCGGCATCTCGGTCACCACTTCGGTGATGAAGTTCAATCACCGCGACTGCGAGATCAACCTGCTCGACACCCCCGGCCACCAGGACTTCTCCGAGGATACCTACCGGGTGCTCACCGCCGTCGACTCGGCGCTGATGGTCATCGATTCGGCCAAGGGGGTCGAGACGCAGACCGGCAAGCTGATGGAGGTCTGCCGGATGCGCAACACCCCGGTCATCACCTTCATCAACAAGCTCGACCGGGAGGGTCTGGCGCCCCTCGATTTGCTCGCCGACATCGAGGAGAAGCTGCAGATCGAATGCGCCCCCATGTCCTGGCCGATCGGCATGGGCAAACGTTTCAAGGGGGTCTACAACCTCTACCGCAAGGAACTGCGCCTCTTCACACCCGGGGGCGAAACCCGCCACCGCAGCGCCTTGGTGATCACGGATCTGGCCGATCCGCAGCTCGACGAGCTGCTCGGTGACCAGGCCGACGAGCTGCGCGCCGACATCGAACTGCTCGAAGGGGCGGCCAACCCCTTCGAA of Desulfuromonadales bacterium contains these proteins:
- a CDS encoding PAS domain S-box protein yields the protein MTDFPVLDTLCRQIVENAGEAIVAADREGLIRLWNQGAQKIFGHPPEEAVGRSLDLIIPETLRFRHWEGYHKVMATGVTRYGDSLLAVPALHRDGRRLSIEFTVIPLHDAAGRMTGIASVIRDVTERWQKEQALRKRLAELERRSG